The Leclercia adecarboxylata region ATGCCCTCTAATCCGGATAACAGCCCGGTGAGTAGCGGGCTGAAAGAGGTGTTTTACCTGGCCTGATGCGTTAACGCTGCCGCGCTCGCGGCAGCGATCTCCCGCTTGCTGCTCAACGTAAACGCCGACACCAGCGTAATCGCCAGCACAAAACAGCCCAGCATCAGATAGGTATCCTGGAAGCCGATCCGGTCATACATATTTCCGGCAAAGGCGGAGAGGAAAATCGCCGCCAGCTGCTTGGAAAAGTTGAAACCAATCAGGTAGATGGTCGCTGACAGCCGGGTATCGAACACCCCGGTGATGTACTTAAATGCGCCCACCAGCAGGAAAGGAACTTCCAGGGCGTGCAGCATCTTCAGGGCCACCACTTCGACGGCGGTGGTAGCAAATGACGACCCGATTATGCGCGTCGCCATAATCAGCCCGGCAATCAGCAGCGTATTCTTCGCACCGATGCGGTTAATGATCCACGGCGAGCAGAACATGATGATGGCGTTACAGATTTCACCCGCGGTGGTGGCAAAACCAAACGCCCGCGTGCCCGCCTCTGGCGTAGCGAAGAAGGTTTTAAAGAAGGTGGCGAACTGCTGATCGAAGACGTCATACACGCAGGCCACGCCAATCACGTACAAAATGAACATCCACATTTTGCGCTGGCGGAACAGGTTAATCACGGTTCTGACGGTGATCTGCGGCTGGTTAGCGCCCAGGGCGTTCATCACCTGCGCGGTCTGGTTGGGCTTCGGTTTTGCCACCACTAACAGCAGCATCAGCACCAGCGCCGCGGCGGAGCCCATCCAGAACACATACGAGGGATCGATGCCGAACAGGATGCCCCCTGTCGAGGCGCACAGCCCCCAGCCCAGACAGCCGAACATGCGCGCTTTGCCATATTCAAAAAAACTGTTGCGGCTCACGCGCTCGATGTAGGCCTCAATGGCCCCCGATCCCGCCGAGAAGACAAAGCCGATATACAACCCGCCGCTCAGCGCCCCAAGCCAGATGTTGGTTTTCAGCAGCGGAGCGAAGACGTAAAGGAAGAACGGCGCGAACAGAAACAGCAGCACCGCGATGATCCACAGCAGGTGTTTTTTCAGCCCCAGCTTGTCGGACACCACCCCCAGCACCGGCTGGAAGGAGATGGCGGAGAGCGAGATGCAGGAGAAGACAATCCCGGTATGGGTTTTATTCAGGCCGATGATATCCGACAGCCAGATCGGCAGGAACGGAAAGCAGGTGGCCATAATGAAGAAGTAGAGAAAGAAGAACGATCCGAAGATCCAGAAGTTCGGATTGTCTTTGTGGGTACAGGCAGTCGTGTTCATTATTTTTATCCTCAACTCAGGGCCGGTTGCCCGGCCCGTTGCCCTTATACGCGTTCAACACCAATCAGAATGGCGGTTTCCGGATCCAGAACCGGCAGCGCCAGCCCCGCCTGCATCAGCCATTCACCGCTCACCGTTTGCGGTGCTTCCATCCAGGCCGGCAGCTTGCGCATGGTGTGGCCCCCTTCACCGGTCAGGCGGATATTGGGGTGATCCAGCAGCGTAATGCGGTACCGGGCGTTGGCCGCCAGGCCCGGCATGCGCAGCGGCATCATCAGGGTGTAATCCGGCATCGCCATCTGGCTGACAATAAACAGCCCCTGCCCCCGATCTGCGCTCACAATCCCCTGCGCCAGGGTGGTGCTGTCAGGCATGTCCACGCGCCACTGGGTGCCGTGGTGGATCACCTCCCGCCACTGCTTATGCAGGGCAGCGTAGTGCCGGTAACCCTCGTGCTCCTGCTCGTCCACGGTTAACGGATCCAGCTCCAGCCCCATATGCCCGAACAGCGCCGTCAGGCCGCGGAAGGCGATGCTGTGCTGGCGGAAGGTGGCGTGGCATTTATGATGACCGATATGCGCGCCCATCACCTCCGGCGGGAAGAAATAGCTCATACCACGCTGGATGGTATTCCGTTCCAGGGCGTCGTTATTATCAGACGCCCAGAAGCGATGGCAGCGGGTCAGCACTTCATAGTCGATGCGTCCTCCACCAGAGGAGCAGGATTCAAACTCCACGTGCGGGAAGCGCTCGCCCAGAGTATCCAGCAGACGATAGAACTGCCGGGTCTGGGCGTCGGCGGCGGCTTTGCCGTTATGCCCTGGCTGCACCAGCTCGCGGTTCATGTCCCACTTCACATAGTCAACCTTATGCTCACCCAGCAGCCAGCTCATCCGCTCCAGAAGGTAGTTGAAGGCGGCAGGAATGTTAAGGTTCAGCACCCACTGATGGCGGCCGGTGGCCTGTTCGTACCCCGGTAAGGCCAGCACCCAGTCAGGGTGGGCGCGGTACAGATCCGAGTTCGGGTTAATCATCTCCGGCTCGACCCAGATACCAAACTCCATCCCGAGCTCTTTCACGTGGTTAATCACCGGCGTTAAGCCGTTGGGGTATTTTTGCTCGTCGAGATACCAGTCGCCCAGCGCGGCGTGGTCGTCGTTGCGCCCCTTAAACCAGCCATCATCGATGATAAAGCGCTCAACGCCCAGCGAAGCCGCCTCGGTGGCCATCCGCATGATGTACTCAGGATTGTGGTTAAAGTAGATCCCCTCCCAGGTATTGAGATGCACCGGGCGCGGTTTGTTTTCCGGGAAGCGAATAATGTTGCTGCGCAGATAGCGGTGGAACTGCTGGCTCATGCCGTTCAGCCCTTGCGCGGAGTAGCTGGCGTAGAGGCGTGGCGTCCAGAGGGTTTCGCCCTCACTGATTGCCATTTCACCCGGCAAATAGAGCGCTTCAGCCTGCAGATAGCGACGGCCATCGGTTTTAGCCTCGGCGCGCAGGCGATGGTTGCCGCTCCAGCCCAGATGCACGCCCCAGACGTCGCCGTGCATTTCGCCAAAGCCCGGCGTGCCGCTAATCAGCGCCGGGAAATGTTCATGAGAGCTGCGGCCGCGGCGGTTTTCGATCACAAAGCTGTCGTGCTCCAGCAGCAAGCGATGCGGCTGGAACTCACGGATCCAGCGGCCATGAAAGGCCATCACTTCCCGGGCACGTTCCGCCAGCGGGAGGGTGACGGCCAGGCGCTCAACCTGCCACGGCTGGCTTTTGAGATTGGTCAGGCCGTGGCGGACGGCGAGCACGCCGCTGTCATCAAGGGCTATCTCGCTGGTCAGGCGCAGACCGGCGTTGTGATCTTCGGCGGTGAGGGTCAGGGTTTGCCCCTCCTGCGATACCGCAAGGGTACGGAACTTCGGCGAGCCATCCAGCCCCTGGCGGTGGCCTTCAATGCCCGGGGCGCCAAACAGGCCGTGAGCAAGTTCCGCCATCAGCGTCACCGGCGTGTCAACGTCCAGTCTGCCGTTAGCAACCGGGCGGGAAAGGGTAGCCGCATCCTGCGGCGAAAAGTGGCGAAGGTGCGGTCCCCAGTAAAGAATTTCGGCGAACGGGTGGGTTTTGATCACCACATCCACCGTTTCGCTCGCGAGTCGTAAAACAGCCTCTTGCATCGGACATCTCCTGTCATCGGGATATCCTGAGTTTTGATCCGAAACGTTTCGGATACAAACCAAAACGTTTCGGTTTTGTGATCGGGTTTAGAAATTGGGGAAAATTATGCCGTCTGTCCCGGAGAGAAGTCCGGCTGCCACAGCACCTGAAGCTGGCTGAGTTCGCCGCCGTTAATCAGTTGCAGCACCATATCGGCAATCTGCTTGCCCACGCCCTGGCGGGTGGACTGGATCACCGCCGCCACGTCAACATCAACAATGCTGTCCTGCGGCAGGCCATCGTAGACCACCAGCGATACGGCGTGCTCGCCGGTTAAACGTCCCATCTGCGCCAGCGCCATCGCTGCGCCATCGCCGTGGGTGTTGCAGTCGGTGACGATCGCCGTCGGAGGCACGTCCAGCCCCAGTAGCGCCTGCGTGGTGGTGTATCCCGCGCGGCGTGAAGGGGGCATAGTGCGCAGCCATTCGCTGGAGAGCCCCGCCTCTTTCAGCGCGTCAAGATAGCCCTGACGGCGCTGGGTGATGAACGCCTGATTGTGGCTTTCACCCAGGTAGGCGATGCGCTGATGCCCGCGTGCAATCAGGCGTTGAGTGGCGGTGTGGGTACCTGCATAGTTATCAAAGTCAAACCAGGCGTAGGGCTCAGGCAGATGGCTGCGACCGAGCG contains the following coding sequences:
- a CDS encoding MFS transporter; the encoded protein is MNTTACTHKDNPNFWIFGSFFFLYFFIMATCFPFLPIWLSDIIGLNKTHTGIVFSCISLSAISFQPVLGVVSDKLGLKKHLLWIIAVLLFLFAPFFLYVFAPLLKTNIWLGALSGGLYIGFVFSAGSGAIEAYIERVSRNSFFEYGKARMFGCLGWGLCASTGGILFGIDPSYVFWMGSAAALVLMLLLVVAKPKPNQTAQVMNALGANQPQITVRTVINLFRQRKMWMFILYVIGVACVYDVFDQQFATFFKTFFATPEAGTRAFGFATTAGEICNAIIMFCSPWIINRIGAKNTLLIAGLIMATRIIGSSFATTAVEVVALKMLHALEVPFLLVGAFKYITGVFDTRLSATIYLIGFNFSKQLAAIFLSAFAGNMYDRIGFQDTYLMLGCFVLAITLVSAFTLSSKREIAAASAAALTHQAR
- a CDS encoding alpha-galactosidase, producing the protein MQEAVLRLASETVDVVIKTHPFAEILYWGPHLRHFSPQDAATLSRPVANGRLDVDTPVTLMAELAHGLFGAPGIEGHRQGLDGSPKFRTLAVSQEGQTLTLTAEDHNAGLRLTSEIALDDSGVLAVRHGLTNLKSQPWQVERLAVTLPLAERAREVMAFHGRWIREFQPHRLLLEHDSFVIENRRGRSSHEHFPALISGTPGFGEMHGDVWGVHLGWSGNHRLRAEAKTDGRRYLQAEALYLPGEMAISEGETLWTPRLYASYSAQGLNGMSQQFHRYLRSNIIRFPENKPRPVHLNTWEGIYFNHNPEYIMRMATEAASLGVERFIIDDGWFKGRNDDHAALGDWYLDEQKYPNGLTPVINHVKELGMEFGIWVEPEMINPNSDLYRAHPDWVLALPGYEQATGRHQWVLNLNIPAAFNYLLERMSWLLGEHKVDYVKWDMNRELVQPGHNGKAAADAQTRQFYRLLDTLGERFPHVEFESCSSGGGRIDYEVLTRCHRFWASDNNDALERNTIQRGMSYFFPPEVMGAHIGHHKCHATFRQHSIAFRGLTALFGHMGLELDPLTVDEQEHEGYRHYAALHKQWREVIHHGTQWRVDMPDSTTLAQGIVSADRGQGLFIVSQMAMPDYTLMMPLRMPGLAANARYRITLLDHPNIRLTGEGGHTMRKLPAWMEAPQTVSGEWLMQAGLALPVLDPETAILIGVERV
- a CDS encoding LacI family DNA-binding transcriptional regulator, with the translated sequence MSLKAIAKELGLSVTTVSRALNGYFDVSSETRARVEAEAQRRGYRPNTLARRLKMGKIDAVGLVFPVHPVPLNNSVFMEMVGEISHELARHEIDLLLIADDDLADKHSYMRMVQSRRVDALIVAHTLDNDPRLEQLQAVGFPFLALGRSHLPEPYAWFDFDNYAGTHTATQRLIARGHQRIAYLGESHNQAFITQRRQGYLDALKEAGLSSEWLRTMPPSRRAGYTTTQALLGLDVPPTAIVTDCNTHGDGAAMALAQMGRLTGEHAVSLVVYDGLPQDSIVDVDVAAVIQSTRQGVGKQIADMVLQLINGGELSQLQVLWQPDFSPGQTA